The Pedobacter ginsengisoli region GCCGTGGGGCTGCTGACGCTCTTTTCTGGAGTATGTTGTTAGGCGGTGGCAGAAGCTCTGGCGGTGGCGGCTGGGGTGGAGGCAGCGGCGGAGGCGGTGGCTTCGGAGGTTTTGGAGGTGGTAGTTTTGGAGGCGGTGGTAGTAGTGGTAGCTGGTAAATAATATGTTAAGAAGAGACTTAATTACAGCAGAAATTCAAAAACTTGCCCAGGTTTTAGCCCGAATTATGGGCTTAAAATTAGAAGGAAAGCTTGCTGAGGCAGATGATTTACTTATAGAATCGTTGGTTAATAATTTTGGAATTACCCCTCAAGAGTTATTTTCCGTTAATTCATCCGAATTTCAAGTGCTGTTAACTGAAAAGGAATTCCCTGCTGAAAAACTGGAAATGCTAAGCCAGTTTCTTTACTCTCAGTTTGATCCTTCGGCTATTAATCCGAGGAATGATTCATTTGCCGAGAAGCTATATTTAATATACCACTTACTGGAAACAAAACATCGCATCATAAACATCACTAATCTGGACCGACAAAAAATGGTCAATCGATATCTTAACAGCTAATATGGAAATAAAAAAATGGCAAAAACTTTCATCCAGATATCTGGTGAGGGAAAAGTGGGCTACGTTACGTGTGGATACTTGTGATTTACAGAATGGAGTTATAAAAGACGACTATTATGTACTTGAATATCCAAATTGGGTTAATGCTATTGCAGTAACTGAAGACAATAAAATAATTCTGGTTCGCCAATATCGCCATGGGGCTGATATTATCTCTTTAGAGATTCCTGGCGGTGTTATTGATGGTGATGAATTACCTGAAACGGCCATTAAAAGAGAACTACTAGAGGAAACAGGTTATTCTTTTAAAAGTTCAGAGCTGATAGCTACGTTATACCCTAATCCGGCAACATCTACAAATGTTACTTACACCTATTTATTAAAAGGAGGCGTTAAAACTCATGATCAGCATTTAGATGAACATGAAATTCTTAGTGTAGAAGAATATACTATAGAAGAGGCTAAACAAATCCTGAAAGACAATAAGATTGAACAGGCCCTACATTCGGCAGCTTTATTTTATGGCTTAATGAAGCTTGATGCTATAAAGTAAATTCTGCAATATAAAAAAGGTTGCACATATGATGCAACCTTTTTTTATGCCTTAATAACTGAGCTTTAATGTTTTAGCTCATTTTTAGTTTCTTCTGTATGTCGTGTACGTACCCCTTAAATTTCTTATCTGTATCAATTAAATCTTCAACAGTCTGGCATGCATAAATTACTGTTGAATGGTCTCTTCCTCCAAAGAAAGCTCCAATAGTTTTTAATGATGACTTGGTATGACTCTTGGAAAGGTACATAGAAATCTGTCTGGCCTGAACAATTTCACGTTTCCGTGTTTGTGATTTAACCATATCCACAGGAACTTCAAAATATTCACATACCAATTTCTGAATGTATTCCATAGAGATCTCTTTGGAAGTATTTTTAATAAAGTTCTTCAACATCTGCTTAGCTAATGCCAAATCGATGTCTTTTTTATTCAATGTTGATTGTGCTAACAGGGAAACCATTGCACCTTCTAGTTCCCTTACGTTGTTATCAATATTGTGGGCTACGTATTCCACTACTTCAGATGGCAGTTCAATCCCATCTGCATACATTTTCTTTTTAAGAATTGCTATTCTTGTTTCAAAATCAGGAATCTGCAAGTCTGCAGAAAGCCCCCATTTAAAACGGCTTAACAATCTTTCTTCTAGTCCTGCTAGGTCTTTAGGCGCTTTATCTGAAGACAAGATAACCTGTTTACCTGATTGGTGAAGATGATTAAAGATATGGAAGAATATATCCTGTGTTTTTTCCTTACCTGCAAAATTATGTACGTCATCCATAATGATAACATCCATTGCCTGATAAAAATTCACAAAATCATTGATCGTATTGTTCTTTAATGAATCTACAAATTGCTGGCAGAATTTCTCACACGAAACATAAATTACCAGTTTGTCTGGCATGTTACGTTTAATTTCATTACCAATAGCCTGGGCAAGGTGTGTTTTTCCTAATCCTACTCCTCCATAAATCATTAATGGATTAAAGGACGTACCTCCCGGTTTTGCGGCTACTGCATAACCTGCTGATCTTGCTAAGCGGTTGCAATCTCCTTCTATGTAATTCTCAAACGTATAATTAGAATTCAATTGAGGATCAACATTAAGTTTCTTTAAACCCGGAATAATAAAAGGATTCTTAATGTCTTTGTTTATAGAAACAGGAAT contains the following coding sequences:
- the dnaA gene encoding chromosomal replication initiator protein DnaA — its product is MEKTCTEVWKNCLQIIKDNIPTQSFKTWFEPISALKLEGKVLTIQVPSLFFYEWLEEHYVGLLRKTVKKQLGDEGRLEYNIVVDKSSNTGSPYTTNMPSNGNGAEAKVQSMPIPVSINKDIKNPFIIPGLKKLNVDPQLNSNYTFENYIEGDCNRLARSAGYAVAAKPGGTSFNPLMIYGGVGLGKTHLAQAIGNEIKRNMPDKLVIYVSCEKFCQQFVDSLKNNTINDFVNFYQAMDVIIMDDVHNFAGKEKTQDIFFHIFNHLHQSGKQVILSSDKAPKDLAGLEERLLSRFKWGLSADLQIPDFETRIAILKKKMYADGIELPSEVVEYVAHNIDNNVRELEGAMVSLLAQSTLNKKDIDLALAKQMLKNFIKNTSKEISMEYIQKLVCEYFEVPVDMVKSQTRKREIVQARQISMYLSKSHTKSSLKTIGAFFGGRDHSTVIYACQTVEDLIDTDKKFKGYVHDIQKKLKMS
- a CDS encoding NUDIX hydrolase, yielding MEIKKWQKLSSRYLVREKWATLRVDTCDLQNGVIKDDYYVLEYPNWVNAIAVTEDNKIILVRQYRHGADIISLEIPGGVIDGDELPETAIKRELLEETGYSFKSSELIATLYPNPATSTNVTYTYLLKGGVKTHDQHLDEHEILSVEEYTIEEAKQILKDNKIEQALHSAALFYGLMKLDAIK